One window from the genome of Neospora caninum Liverpool complete genome, chromosome VI encodes:
- a CDS encoding putative KH domain-containing protein: MGPWSTRGPPPPQPLLPESRQGEAGQGRVRTAKGREEAKEREKDNREREGGDGKDRRRDTDKERERGRGRGSDRGDRGNAGRDGSRDGEKDRRDDKEKERKKSRRDESEESDRESTGRSRSKDRSSPRHRRDKRKREETKEREASHKNETSRRHHSACSADSHASINKSRERSQERKSSKHRHSSRDRRAKKHRHHSGRRRRSLSGSESRESSSRSASPRRVVKNTSDPTRNSENDPFPADLQGPCFVKILPRARDPPVVLGIDNRGVLNLAKTHGCKLKLSAVADLYPQTERRFLLVYGAELGPCVAALQGWVAKTADASDSKRGAEITFLVPDSAMGAVRVATADRGKSRKKTALADLRKVCGARVKISSRRDMKKAHGRERWITLQGSVESVQGGVKVLASALQSFPDLRDYMNIQYVEYTQERRRRKRSPSPLPTIPRVVLREPSMPSATVPGLQFQRALQGVSVQDELVKITNLRGILDPTTPQMRGPAYAKIVISDLVTTLLLGTTTKEPNHSCPLRLIEATFKVAAKIMDPESPGILERVLVLSGEPPEVDKATLAVLEQVYAACIMAGQPSQVTWRMCASNSAASLIIGTGGHRVKQLRTLSNTRIQINTRDNVPNVDRFERVIAVTGSFDSVVSVTKAMMPFMHADTNHASHVHQCYGTGRKLEMPDWVENVVHRDGMNEEACRQPPLPDTREVTLEGTCFMKLLIDNGLANALIGENSANIQQLSEQTKCNMKFADPENVFPGCQGDRILMMAGSGDAMNAATIAVIEKCKEVHPNLSYDQMYGKVIIPQTCCSAIVGHGGLKIREIRDGTMTRVEISKKGIMTSERLVTIFGMPQGVHTALITVCGLIQFDPAVRALLEVVYPPEALEQQRKLEEERLSANVIGAVMEGVNAVISKVGGDEAAEAALRKLQEMQRAAVLAAGETAPETYDFRGPLGPMGQTRHDIAAGPDYSAGISFVPASGGGLKPSLPGQSLFPFPPPPPGVPPGILPADGPAVPLPPEPPVSSGLSRQELRQKILDASLNRAATAAEALRSVAPGYANALDDGDLEEDPSLAGLMDEKF, from the exons ATGGGGCCCTGGTCGACTCGAGGCCCTCCTCCGCCTCAGCCTCTGCTTCCCGAGAGTCGGCAAGGCGAGGCGGGTCAGGGGAGAGTGAGAACGGCGAAGggacgagaggaggcgaaggagcgggagaaggacaacagagaacgcgagggcggagacggcaaagACCGACGGAGGGACacagacaaagagagagaacgcggcagAGGCCGGGGCAGCGACAGAGGGGATCGCGGGAATGCCGGTCGAGACGGCAGTCGCGATGGCGAGAAGGACCGTCGGGACGAtaaggaaaaggagaggaagaagagccgccgTGACGAGTCCGAGGAGAGCGACCGTGAATCGACAGGTCGTTCACGGAGCAAGGATCGGTCGAGTCCTCGCCACCGACGcgacaaaagaaaaagggaagagacgaaggagcgagaagcgtcGCACAAGAACGAGACGTCGCGTCGTCACCACTCTGCTTGTTCTGCGGATTCGCACGCGTCGATCAACAAGTCCCGCGAGAGGTCGCAGGAAAGGAAGTCGTCCAAGCACAGACACTCCAGTCGCGAccgaagagcgaaaaagcATCGCCACCACagcggaaggcgccgccggTCTCTGTCCGGTTCTGAAAGCCGCGAATCGAGCAGCCGCAGCGCTTCCCCCCGTCGTGTAGTCAAAAACACGTCGGACCCGACGCGGAACTCCGAAAACGATCCGTTCCCTGCGGACCTGCAGGGCCCGTGCTTCGTGAAGATTTTGCCCCGCGCACGCGACCCTCCGGTCGTTCTCGGCATCGACAACCGAGGCGTGCTGAATCTCGCAAAGACGCACGGGTGCAAGCTGAAACTGTCGGCGGTCGCCGACCTGTACCCGCAAACCgagcgtcgctttctcctcgtctaTGGAGCCGAACTGGGGCCgtgcgtcgccgccctccaAGGCTGGGTGGCGAAGACTGCGGACGCGTCCGACTCGAAGCGCGGGGCAGAAATCACCTTCCTAGTTCCAGACTCCGCCATGGGCGCGGTGCGCGTGGCCACGGCGGATCGAGGCAAGTCTCGGAAGAAGACCGCGCTTGCGGATCTGCGGAAAGTGTGCGGCGCCCGCGTCAAGATCTCGTCGCGGCGAGACATGAAGAAGGCGCACGGCCGCGAACGCTGGATCACGCTCCAGGGCTCGGTTGAGAGCGTCCAGGGCGGCGTCAAAGTCCTGGCGTCAGCGCTGCAAAGTTTTCCAGACTTGCGGGACTACATGAATATCCAGTACGTGGAGTACACgcaggaaagacgaaggcggaaacggtcgccctcgccgctcccGACCATTCCTCGAGTTGTGTTGCGCGAGCCGTCGATGCCGAGTGCCACGGTCCCTGGCCTCCAGTTTCAGCGGGCGCTCCAGGGCGTCAGCGTGCAGGACGAGCTCGTGAAGATCACCAATTTGCGCGGGATTCTCGACCCGACCACGCCGCAGATGCGCGGACCGGCGTACGCGAAAATCGTGATATCCGATCTAGTCACGACGCTGCTCCTGgggacgacgacgaaggagCCGAACCACTCGTGCCCGCTGCGCCTGATTGAAGCGACCTTCAAGGTGGCGGCGAAGATCATGGATCCGGAGAGTCCCGGCATTCTCGAGCGCGTCCTTGTGCTGTCTGGCGAGCCGCCCGAAGTGGACAAAGCGACGCTGGCTGTTTTGGAGCAGGTTTACGCGGCCTGCATCATGGCGGGGCAACCGTCTCAGGTGACGTGGCGGATGTGTGCGTCAAATAGCGCCGCTTCGCTGATTATCGGCACGGGAGGCCACCGCGTGAAGCAGCTGCGGACGCTGAGCAACACGCGGATCCAAATCAATACGCGGGACAACGTGCCCAACGTTGACCGGTTCGAGCGCGTGATTGCGGTCACGGGGAGTTTCGACTCCGTCGTGAGCGTGACCAAGGCCATGATGCCcttcatgcatgcagacacgaACCACGCGTCGCACGTCCACCAGTGCTACGGCACAGGGCGGAAGCTGGAGATGCCGGACTGGGTCGAGAACGTCGTTCACCGGGACGGCATGAACGAAGAAGCCTGCCGCCAGCCGCCTCTGCCGGACACCCGCGAGGTCACTTTAGAGGGGACTTGCTTCATGAAGCTGCTCATCGACAACGGCCTAGCGAATGCGCTGATCGGGGAAAACAGCGCAAACATCCAGCAGCTCTCCGAGCAAACCAAGTGCAACATGAAATTCGCGGACCCCGAGAACGTCTTCCCGGGCTGCCAAGGCGACCGCATCCTCATGATGGCTGGCTCCGGCGACGCCATGAATGCTGCCACGATCGCCGTCATTGAAAAGTGCAAGGAAGTCCATCCGAACCTGTCCTACGACCAAATGTACGGGAAAGTGATTATCCCGCAAACGTGCTGCTCCGCCATTGTAGGCCACGGCGGCCTGAAAATCCGCGAAATTCGAGATGGAACTATGACGCGCGTCGAAATTTCAAAGAAAGGCATCATGACGTCCGAACGACTCGTGACCATCTTTGGTATGCCAcaaggtgtacatacagcccTCATCACCGTCTGCGGTCTCATCCAGTTCGACCCCGCCGTCCGAGCCCTCCTCGAAGTCGTTTATCCGCCGGAGGCACTTGAACAGCAGCGAAAactcgaggaagaacgccTCTCTGCGAATGTCATCGGCGCCGTCATGGAGGGTGTCAACGCAGTCATCAGCAAAGttggaggagacgaagctgcTGAAGCCGCTCTCAGGAAACTGCAGGAAATGCAACGG GCAGCAGTTCTTGCAGCGGGAGAAACGGCTCCAGAAACCTACGACTTCCGGGGGCCTCTTGGGCCGATGGGCCAGACGCGACATGACATCGCGGCAGGCCCTGACTACTCTGCTGGGATTTCTTTCGTGCCCGCCTCTGGCGGCGGCCTCAAACCGTCGCTTCCAGGACAAAGCTTGTTTCccttcccgcctcctcctcctggGGTGCCGCCGGGAATCCTGCCCGCCGACGGACCTGCagttcctctcccgcctgagcctcctgtctcttctggtcTGTCACGGCAGGAGCTGAGACAGAAAATTCTCGACGCCTCTCTCAATCGTGCAGCGACTGCAGCTGAGGCGCTTCGGAGTGTCGCGCCTGGGTATGCAAATGCCTTGGACGACGGCGATCTGGAGGAAgatccttctctcgccggccTCATGGATGAAAAATTCTAA